In one window of Oryza sativa Japonica Group chromosome 9, ASM3414082v1 DNA:
- the LOC4347303 gene encoding uncharacterized protein, which yields MDPAAAARGQAEQWMRVAEKLLVARDLEGCKEFVSQALGTDPHVPGANDLLAAADVLLAAQRRRIPNGHPDPYAVLGLDPSTPASRRPDAIHAQYRRLSFLLNRSHPDRPCSLSFAEAARLVADSWAFLSDPILKSALDAELDAAAAAAAAAAARAYHPPAPMQQPQPQPPPQPTPPRAAPLPTPPRAPPQSTPPRAAPQSTPPQRVAPQPPATAAAPPIEPVAPPSPTFWTVCMSCCHIHQYDRLYEARKVLCPSCRQPFVAEEMAEPPPIVPGTDMYYCTWGFFPVGFPGCPGFEKLISSQQHGTDQPNTPWLGTTGGAEADGVAGAENGAPVSAAVEVQSVPKPAKPVRVKVGAKKRGRPKGSKNKKNL from the coding sequence atggatccggccgccgccgcgcgggggCAGGCGGAGCAGTGGATGCGGGTGGCGGAGAAGCTCCTGGTGGCGCGCGACCTGGAGGGATGCAAGGAGTTCGTCTCCCAGGCGCTCGGCACCGACCCCCACGTCCCGGGCGCCaacgacctcctcgccgccgccgacgtcctcctcgccgcgcagcgccgccgcatccccaaCGGTCATCCAGATCCCTACGCCGTCCTCGGCCTCGatccctccaccccggcctccCGCCGCCCCGACGCCATCCACGCGCAGTACCGtcgcctctccttcctcctcaatCGCTCCCACCCCGACCGCCCTTGCTCGCTCTCCTTCGCCGAGGCCGCCCGCCTCGTGGCCGATTCATGGGCCTTCCTCTCCGATCCGATACTTAAATCCGCCCTGGATGCTGaactcgacgccgccgccgccgcagccgcggcggcggcagctcgcgCGTACCATCCTCCAGCTCCGATGCaacagccgcagccgcagcctccGCCACAGCCAACTCCACCGAGGGCGGCTCCCCTGCCAACTCCACCAAGGGCGCCTCCCCAATCAACTCCACCGAGAGCAGCGCCCCAGTCAACTCCACCGCAGCGGGTGGCTCCACAGCCACCCGCCACTGCAGCGGCGCCGCCGATTGAGCCTgtcgcgccgccttcgcccacGTTCTGGACAGTGTGCATGTCCTGCTGCCACATTCACCAGTACGACCGCCTCTATGAGGCGCGGAAGGTGTTGTGCCCTAGCTGCCGCCAGCCATTTGTAGCCGAGGAAATGGCGGAGCCACCACCCATTGTGCCGGGTACTGACATGTACTACTGCACCTGGGGGTTCTTCCCTGTTGGTTTTCCTGGCTGTCCTGGCTTCGAGAAACTGATCAGTTCGCAGCAGCATGGAACAGATCAGCCGAATACACCTTGGCTTGGAACCACTGGTGGTGcggaagctgatggtgtggctGGTGCTGAGAATGGGGCGCCGGTTAGTGCTGCCGTGGAGGTGCAATCTGTGCCGAAACCAGCGAAACCCGTGAGAGTGAAGGTGGGCGCGAAGAAGCGAGGCCGTCCCAAAGGcagcaagaacaagaagaatTTGTGA
- the LOC107277475 gene encoding transcription factor bHLH30 gives MVAARSGDDAELRLDVECLAAAPRWTRARRSHSEAERKRRERINAHLDTLRGLVPSASRMDKAALLGEVVRYVRKLRSEAAGSAAVVPGEGDEVVVEEEEVEVEGCSCDAGERQAARRVKASVCCADRPGLMSELGDAERSVSARAVRAEIATVGGRTRSDLELDVARTAAAGGGSNGASQLPALQAALRAVIMSQEELLAVESYKQRRFSADFA, from the exons ATGGTGGCTGCAcggagcggcgacgacgcggagcTCAGGTTGGACGTCGAGTGCTTGGCGGCCGCGCCGCGGTGGACCAGGGCGAGAAGGAGCCACAGCGAGGCGGAGCGGAAGCGGCGGGAGCGCATCAATGCTCACCTCGACACACTGCGCGGCCTCGTCCCCTCGGCGTCCCGG ATGGACAAGGCGGCGTTGCTCGGGGAGGTGGTGCGGTACGTGCGGAAGCTGCGCAgcgaggcggcgggcagcgCGGCCGTCGTCCCGGGGGAAGGCGACGAGGTCGtcgtagaggaggaggaggtggaggtggaggggtgcAGCTGCGACGCCGGGGAGAGGCAGGCGGCGAGGCGCGTGAAGGCGTCGGTGTGCTGCGCCGACCGCCCGGGGCTCATGTCGGAGCTGGGCGACGCGGAGAGGTCCGTCAGCGCGAGGGCGGTGCGCGCGGAGATCGCCACCGTCGGCGGGAGGACCCGGAGCGACCTGGAGCTCGACGtcgcgcggacggcggcggcgggaggaggcagcAACGGGGCGTCCCAGCTGCCGGCGCTGCAGGCCGCGCTTCGCGCCGTGATCATGAGCCAGGAGGAGCTGCTCGCCGTGGAGAGCTACAAGCAGCGCCGCTTCTCCGCGGATTTCGCCTAG
- the LOC4347305 gene encoding beta carbonic anhydrase 5, chloroplastic isoform X1, translating to MVTWPLRSAARRLAAAAAAARAAPASVAHSPPPAPMPPQPCPPEDAALQHLRRATGHDDGVPAAGEQPPSRRPIHRRDFPCTTMASRDHSGLTRQLLDFQHGTVDEIDGEHDPFMELKARFMDFKHRNCVDNISNYQNLAQQQTPKFMVVACADSRVCPSSVLGFQPGEAFTVRNIANLVPPYQHGASETSAALEFAVNTLEVENVLVVGHSRCGGIQALMSMKSKQDDSQSRSFIRDWVSIAKSARLSTEAAAGNLNFELQCKHCEKESINSSLLNLLTYPWIEKRVNEGTLSLHGGYYNFIDCTFEKWKLVYRQGLEGGSKYAIKNRTTWS from the exons ATGGTCACCTGGCCCTTGCGATCAGCAGCTCGGCGCttggctgctgccgccgccgccgcacgcgcaGCTCCAGCTTCGGTCGCTCACTCGCCACCACCTGCGCCGATGCCTCCTCAGCCATGTCCACCTGAAGACGCAGCGCTCCAGCACTTGCGGCGCGCCACCGGACACGACGACGGCGTCcctgccgccggcgagcagccGCCGTCTCGTCGTCCAATCCATCG GAGGGACTTTCCGTGTACCACAATGGCCTCAAGAGATCATTCTGGTTTGACTCGACAGCTTTTAGATTTTCAACATGGTACAGTAGATGAGATAGATGGGGAACATGATCCATTCATGGAGTTGAAAGCAAGGTTCATGGACTTCAAGCACAGGAATTGTGT GGATAATATTTCTAACTATCAAAATCTTGCTCAGCAGCAAACACCAAAG TTCATGGTGGTTGCTTGTGCTGATTCTAGGGTATGTCCTTCAAGTGTTTTGGGGTTTCAGCCCGGGGAAGCATTTACTGTCCGTAATATAGCAAATTTGGTACCACCATATCAG CATGGTGCTTCAGAGACTAGCGCTGCACTGGAGTTCGCTGTCAACACACTAGAG GTAGAGAATGTATTAGTGGTAGGTCACAGCCGTTGTGGTGGTATCCAAGCACTAATGAGTATGAAAAGTAAGCAAGATGATTCGCAATCTAG AAGCTTTATCAGAGATTGGGTGTCAATTGCAAAGAGTGCAAGGTTAAGTACGGAAGCAGCAGCtggaaatttgaattttgaattacAGTGCAAACATTGTGAAAAG GAATCAATTAATAGCTCACTGTTGAACTTGTTAACATACCCTTGGATAGAGAAAAGGGTGAATGAAGGAACTTTGAGCCTTCATGGGGGCTATTACAATTTTATTGATTGCACATTCGAGAAGTGGAAATTAGTATACCGCCAAGGGTTGGAAGGTGGAAGCAAGTATGCCATAAAGAATAGGACTACCTGGTCTTGA
- the LOC4347305 gene encoding beta carbonic anhydrase 5, chloroplastic isoform X2 has protein sequence MAPSLLRPASPCLNLAPPTADGPGRSRSAVTIGGSRPLSVSLRVGGSSRRDFPCTTMASRDHSGLTRQLLDFQHGTVDEIDGEHDPFMELKARFMDFKHRNCVDNISNYQNLAQQQTPKFMVVACADSRVCPSSVLGFQPGEAFTVRNIANLVPPYQHGASETSAALEFAVNTLEVENVLVVGHSRCGGIQALMSMKSKQDDSQSRSFIRDWVSIAKSARLSTEAAAGNLNFELQCKHCEKESINSSLLNLLTYPWIEKRVNEGTLSLHGGYYNFIDCTFEKWKLVYRQGLEGGSKYAIKNRTTWS, from the exons ATGGCTCCTAGTCTGCTCCGCCCCGCCTCCCCGTGCCTCAACCTCGCGCCCCCCACCGCCGACGGCCCCGGCCGGAGCCGCTCCGCTGTGACG ATCGGTGGTTCGAGGCCGCTCAGCGTTTCCCTGCGTGTGGGAGGATCTAGCCG GAGGGACTTTCCGTGTACCACAATGGCCTCAAGAGATCATTCTGGTTTGACTCGACAGCTTTTAGATTTTCAACATGGTACAGTAGATGAGATAGATGGGGAACATGATCCATTCATGGAGTTGAAAGCAAGGTTCATGGACTTCAAGCACAGGAATTGTGT GGATAATATTTCTAACTATCAAAATCTTGCTCAGCAGCAAACACCAAAG TTCATGGTGGTTGCTTGTGCTGATTCTAGGGTATGTCCTTCAAGTGTTTTGGGGTTTCAGCCCGGGGAAGCATTTACTGTCCGTAATATAGCAAATTTGGTACCACCATATCAG CATGGTGCTTCAGAGACTAGCGCTGCACTGGAGTTCGCTGTCAACACACTAGAG GTAGAGAATGTATTAGTGGTAGGTCACAGCCGTTGTGGTGGTATCCAAGCACTAATGAGTATGAAAAGTAAGCAAGATGATTCGCAATCTAG AAGCTTTATCAGAGATTGGGTGTCAATTGCAAAGAGTGCAAGGTTAAGTACGGAAGCAGCAGCtggaaatttgaattttgaattacAGTGCAAACATTGTGAAAAG GAATCAATTAATAGCTCACTGTTGAACTTGTTAACATACCCTTGGATAGAGAAAAGGGTGAATGAAGGAACTTTGAGCCTTCATGGGGGCTATTACAATTTTATTGATTGCACATTCGAGAAGTGGAAATTAGTATACCGCCAAGGGTTGGAAGGTGGAAGCAAGTATGCCATAAAGAATAGGACTACCTGGTCTTGA